The Desulfatiglans sp. genomic sequence GTGCGGAGGAAGAATCATGAAATCCAGTTTGATTATTATCTCCCTGTTTTCTGTTTCCATCTCAATCCAGGCCGCGACACCGACCTTGAAAGGCTGCGCTGCCATTGAAAACCCTGACGAGCGCCTTACCTGTTAGGCCATAGCTTTAGTGTAGGCTGGATCGGAGTATCAATTTTTTTATATTGGTGTTCCTTTCTATAATAATGAAGACGAGAACAGGTTCAGATAAAGCCTTTTTGATGTAGTAAATTGAAAATAACGGGGTACCCTACTGGCTATTCTTCATCATCAATTTTTAAATAACCGAAATATTTTTCTGCACACTCCTTACATATCCCATGGCTGAATTTTGCACCTGTATGCTCATGGATATAGTATTCTACCTGCTTCCAGTAGCCTTTATCATCCCTTATCTTTTTACAGTATGAACATATTGGCAGTATACCTTGCAGAGTTTTTATTTCACTCATAGCTTTCTTTAATTCATGTATTAAAGAATCTTTTTCCTCAATTGCATTATGAAGCCTGGTAATATTGAATGCTGCCCAGATGACCATCCTCGGTCTACCATTAACTGCTTTTATAGGTGAGATATTCGCTTCAAACCAGAGATCTCCGGAAGGGCCTGTGAGGGTTTCAGAGCCTCCTATATCGGCTGATGACAATTTATAAACATATGTTATAACCCTGTTATCATCGAGCGCCTTTTTTATTTGAACCGTAAAACTGTCTGCAAGCTTAGCTGACATAACATCATGTATTCGTCTGCCGACCAGATGCTGACCATCATGATATCTTTCTCTATGGATTCCACCAAGTATTTTCACATAATGACCATTTTCATCAAAGATAAAGAATGGGTCAGGAATAGCAGAAAATATTGCCTCGGTAATATCCGGGTTTAACTCATCAGATAAAGTCATAATATTGGCCTAAAATATTTTAGGGGTTTAGCCCCCTTTTTTTTTATTAATCATGCAATCACTGTTGATATACAATAAGGATTTTCACTATTGTTTTAGTTCAGTCATAAAAAAACTGCATGCAGATTCAATATTTTCTGACAGCACCGGAAACCAAACAGGAAGTGTATCCAAAATGTCATAGACCGCTTTCTTTATTTCCGGACTAACATCAGGTATTGAAATTTTGGAATCAGCAGGATTGCTTGTATTCAATATAACATCCGCAAGCCCTACGATCGCAAGAAATTTATATTCCCTGGCACTACTACTGAAAGTATGATGATAACGAATAACATCTGCAAGCTTCATCGGTAATTGCCATTTCTTTGCAAGATAATAACCTATATATGAATGATTTACTGACCCCTTCTCTTTCTCAATGTTGAAAAAAGATTTTTCATTTTTTATACAGGAGGTGTGAATACTGAAAAATATATCCGGGAAATGTTTCAGCATGACAACTTTTCCGATATCGTGTAAGAGCCCCCCAATAAAACAGTCATCAGGCGAATATAATTTTGTCTGCTCGGCAATATATCTGCTCATTACAGCAGCTGCCACTGAATGTTTCCAGAAACCCTTTATATCGAAGCGTGCTGCATCGCCGTTTACAGAAAGGGCATCCATGATTGAAACAGATACTATGGCATTTCGAATGGTATTAAAGCCCAGCAGGGTTATTGCATGGGTTATGCTGGTTACCTTTGAACGTACACCAAAGAATGCCGAATTTGCCAGTTTCAATATTTTTGCTGTTATGGCCTGATCCTTTTCAATCCTGTCCCTCAAAATTTCCAGCCTTGTAGTGTCATAATCCTGAAGCATTTTATTTACTTCCAGGGCAATAGCAGGGAGCGTGGGGAGGTCATTGATCCGGTCAAGCTCTTTATTAATATTATCGGTTTCCAAATTTTTATCCTTTTTTTCCAATAACTGCCATGAACATCCTTAACAACTCCGGATCAAATGCCTTTCCGGAAAGAGTATTCATTTCCAGTAGTGCTGCTTACACAGACCATGCCTCCTTGTATTTTCGTTTGTTTGTAAGGGCGTCAAATACATCTGCAATAGAAACAATCCTGGCAGAAAGGGGGATGCTGTTTTCGCTTAGGCCATCCGGGTAACCTGTTCCATCCCATCTCTCATGATGGCTGCGTGCAATCTCCCTGGCTGTCTTATAAAATGGTTTTTCGCC encodes the following:
- a CDS encoding PAS domain-containing protein, which encodes MTLSDELNPDITEAIFSAIPDPFFIFDENGHYVKILGGIHRERYHDGQHLVGRRIHDVMSAKLADSFTVQIKKALDDNRVITYVYKLSSADIGGSETLTGPSGDLWFEANISPIKAVNGRPRMVIWAAFNITRLHNAIEEKDSLIHELKKAMSEIKTLQGILPICSYCKKIRDDKGYWKQVEYYIHEHTGAKFSHGICKECAEKYFGYLKIDDEE
- a CDS encoding HDOD domain-containing protein, producing the protein METDNINKELDRINDLPTLPAIALEVNKMLQDYDTTRLEILRDRIEKDQAITAKILKLANSAFFGVRSKVTSITHAITLLGFNTIRNAIVSVSIMDALSVNGDAARFDIKGFWKHSVAAAVMSRYIAEQTKLYSPDDCFIGGLLHDIGKVVMLKHFPDIFFSIHTSCIKNEKSFFNIEKEKGSVNHSYIGYYLAKKWQLPMKLADVIRYHHTFSSSAREYKFLAIVGLADVILNTSNPADSKISIPDVSPEIKKAVYDILDTLPVWFPVLSENIESACSFFMTELKQ